AGCATTATATGCATCAATTACtgcactttactaaaaattggattcccagttttctgctaaagtgacaGAACTTTGCATCTATTGTATACGTTACCTATCTCAGAACACTTGATCAACAACAAAAGGGACAATTGACCtttaaattttatgttaaatgtaTATGTAAGATAATGATAATCTCTTTCTTCATGATTAAGTATGTATGTATGAGCATTAGCAAgtacttatcattcatgatgatcAATAGATTGTATATTTAGTCAGCTTAGCAGTAAACTGGGCATGTGCATGTTAAATAAAGTACATCAATTGGTCCACCATACTGCCATAATAAGTAGAAAATGCCATTTTGCCATGTTGTTTTGCTTTTAATCCAGTCTAAAGAAAAATATCCCTCTATAGAAGGACAATTTTATCCCTCTACAGACATGACAGAAGGATTATCTCGCCATATAAAGGGTTTGTTTCCAACCTGATTTAACTGGCATAATGTTCTTATAAATCACAAACTTCAACAGATTGGTGTGGGTGCCACTGGCACTGACATCTTCAGGTGAATCAGCTGTTCTAATACTTTTGTTTTACAACTTGACAACCAATTTGCAATGCAAAATATTTATTATCAGACATCAGAAGATTCGAATAAATGATCAAGTTAACATAATGCGTTTACCTTTATGCaataaaagatgtattttaaagaatatcaGGAAGCCATTGCTAGatcaaaacaacaacaaagtAAAGTGTGACGTCATACATTTTTATTCACGTTGCTTCGGATATCACTGTTTTCACTGTTAATATGCAGGATAAATCTTGAGGTTTCTAAAAGTCTATTTTGCAACCTTTAACTAATTTAACATATCCAGAAAAATAGATAAGACAACTCAGgaacaaatatattattaaaaaataataagagtTACAATGAAAGtaattgtttaattattattttcatttcgaatagaaagtagaacttttttttttatcgaaaagtAGAATACGTAAAGTCTAAAGACATTCCGATGTAGTTTTTTTCGGAGTGCATCAAGTTTTTTCTCTAAAATGATCTACAGAAAATTACGGAAATGTCCGGAAAAACACGAGTATATAAAAATACAGGGAGTTAAAAAGAACAGCTACGAAATTAATTGGCAGATATTCGGTTTTACTCCCATTATTGGCAGAATATTGAACTTCCTGTTGGATGGTAAGacaaatttgtgttaaaaaaacacacaaaactttacgaaaaaagaAATTTACTGCGCAAAAATAGTTAAcgcaaaattaaaagatattttctatcattttgtgAACATGGAAGtactaattatttgtttatttcaaattaatatgTGTTTGCGTCGCTACTTTTAGTTTTCGATGACATTTTCGCTTCCAAAGTGCTTTTAAAAACGTTAATGCGCTATTAAAATTGATATATCATATATTGCATTGAAAAACGTGTATATTTCAATGTTTGTTTTCAAGCAGAATTGTGTGAAGAGCGTATATGCgcttattattttacttttgtcggttgtttttcatgtttttgcagGTATGAATGGGTACAGATAATTGTAGAACTGGGCATGCCCAAAAAGACAAAGATCAGAATAATCGGGCATGCACAATTCAGCAAGTTTTATAAGTTCCTAGCACTATTAGAAAAATGCTGCATGCATAGTATTACAAGATTTATTTTAGCAAACACGGCAAAATTATTGAAAgtcaagtgcacagttttacaacttcttgcatgattatgcatggctttatttcaagtgcacagttttacaacttcttgcatgattatgcatggctttaattcaagtgcacagttttacaactgCTTGCATAATTATTCAAGGTTTaaattcaagtgcacagttttacaacttcttgcatgattatgcatggctttaattcaagtgcacagttttacaacttcttgcatgattacTCATGGCCTAAATTCTAGTGCAtagttttacaacttcttgcatgattatgcattgttttaattcaagtgcacagttttacaactgCTTGCATAATTATTCAAGGTTTaaattcaagtgcacagttttacaacttcttgcatgattatgcatggctttaattcaagtgcacagttttacaacttcttgcatgattacTCATGGCCTAAATTCTAGTGCAtagttttacaacttcttgcatgattatgcCTGGCTTTAATTtaagtgcacagttttacaaaTTCTTGCAAGATTATGCATGGCTTTAATTTAAGTGAATaagttttacaacttcttgcatgattattCATGGTCACGATTATTCAAGGCTATattcaagtgcacagttttacaacttcttgcatgattatgcatggctttaattcaagtgcacagttttacaacttcttgcatgattattCATGGTCACGATTATTCAAGGCTTaaattcaagtgcacagttttacaacttcttgcatgattatgcATGGCTTTAATTCAAGTGCACAtttttacaacttcttgcatgattatgcATGGCTTTAATTTAAGTGCATAGAtttacaactgttttttttttactttttttgtttcgTTTTGTTACACCAATATCCATactaaaaagacatttttttttaaaacacaaatatctAACACCACTTCTGAAGAGCTTTCTTCATATGTGTTACTGTCACATGTCTGCTATTACGTGATTGTAGATGTGACTGTCTGCCATATATAGTATGTTATTGTTCATTGCTGTAGTATGTATCTCTTTTTGTATTGCTTAACATGGTGTCAATCGGGgcatatatagaaaaatgaaaaataaaacttaatcatgttaatacgcTTGTGGTGTCTGAAGCGATTTTCTGTATTTACGTTCACGAGGAACGTACCTGAACATGTGTTGGCCTAGTAATtctaattatatatacatgaacaTATCTTTTTATATGTTAATTGTAGTCTTTGTCCATTGTTgcgtttgtttgttttcttgtatgttgcatgtataataaaatttgaagtgagtagtcaataaaattgagaattgaaattgggaatatgtcaacgagacaacaacccaaccatagagcttacaacagccgaaggccaccaatgggtcttcaatgcagtgagaaactcccgcaccccgTGGAATCcatcagctggcccccaaacaaataagTACACGGGTTAagtgacaatggacgtcataccAACATCCgcattatacacaagaaactaaaattaaaaatcatgcaagactaacaaaggccagaggctcctggcttgggacaggcgcaaaaatgcgactgggttaaacatgtttattttagaTCTGAGCCCTCCCCATACCTCTAGCCAAAGCAGAAAAAGCatacacacaacaatacgcacagtaaaactcagtttaagagaaggtcgagtctgatgttagaaacggtaacataagaaactaaaccaaatgacaataatacataaattaagaaaggactactagcagttaactgacatgccagctccagacatatagaaaagaagatgtgacatgattgccaattatacaactctacacaagagaccaaatgacacagaaattaacaactacaagtCACCTCACGACCTTCATCAAtaagaaaagcccataccgcataatcagctataaaaggcccggtaataacaaatatgaaacaattcgaacgagaaaaataacggcctaattaacGTACAAAAAGatgaatgaaaatcaaatatgtaacacatcaacaaacgaacaAACAGATGTTTgacttttatatacatgtatatttctagAAAAACAACTATTAGAAGGCAAAAGAATCTTTATTTGTCAGTTATATCTTTTCCTAATTTAATGAAAGTTTTTACCATATGTTAATGAATCCTGAACGAAGATAAACATGAACAACGAAAAAATAAAGTGATATGTGCATGTATTATGAATATTGctcttatagaaaaaaaatcttgcatttaAGGAATGATTATATAACTTTCAGTCAATTTTTAGTCATTTATTTGGAGTAAAAGGTATTTTTCTCCTTTTCAACCTTTTTCCTCTTCCAACGGGGGTGTGGGCTACTCTTTTCCGCAACAATAATGAAGGTGAAGGGGATTCAGGCGAAATTAAACTGGTTTCCTTTGAGCTTGACGAGTCTGTTGTGGAACTGTCCTCCTTGTGGTTTGGTGAGCCTGGTATGTTGATCTCTGGGGAGGACGAAAAGATTGGTGAACCCAGTGATAATTCGGAATTATTTTCCTTTGCTTTAAAATCTGAAGATGAATCTGATTCCTTAAACGAACTTGATTTGTTCAAACTACATTCCGGAGAGGTTTGAATGGATGTTGATTCACTGGATGCACTTTCACTCAATCTTCTTGTGGGGATGAACGGAGCACCAATATAATGTGTCTCTGGTGTAAACCCATGATGAGACAGACAACTTGAGATTACAAGTCTTAATGCGTTCATCCAGTTTCctgcagaaaaaaaaaaatgaaacttgcATTTATGCATAAAAGcgtatttatataatattgtcTTGGTATATAACTTAATTACATCTGTGCGTGAGTCactgtttatttttgttattaatatgATTGCACTATTTT
This sequence is a window from Mytilus edulis chromosome 1, xbMytEdul2.2, whole genome shotgun sequence. Protein-coding genes within it:
- the LOC139499464 gene encoding osteocalcin 2-like — its product is MNALRLVISSCLSHHGFTPETHYIGAPFIPTRRLSESASSESTSIQTSPECSLNKSSSFKESDSSSDFKAKENNSELSLGSPIFSSSPEINIPGSPNHKEDSSTTDSSSSKETSLISPESPSPSLLLRKRVAHTPVGRGKRLKRRKIPFTPNK